In the Hordeum vulgare subsp. vulgare chromosome 7H, MorexV3_pseudomolecules_assembly, whole genome shotgun sequence genome, one interval contains:
- the LOC123409796 gene encoding nucleolar protein 10, with product MAAKGGSGGGAGTLKSTSINGVKLYSVTGKNYVAPWVLAKKKRSLRKDAEYQRRLELIHDLRFETATTRIKVTPDGQYVIASGIYPPQMKVFELKELSMKFERHMISEIIDFEVLGDDYSKLAFLCADRSVCLHAKYGSHYSVRIPRMGRDLAYDCWSCDLLCAASSSDLYRINLEQGRFLASLTSQSPAINVVTRSMIHGLVACGGEDGAVECFDMRRKSSVGRINTTSSSEDVDQEVTSLQFDENQGYLLAVGSSIGKVSIYDIRMSSPLRVKDHMYGSPILNIKWHQTLNSTEPKLITADKHIVRVWDPNTGNNMTSIEPDNGSINDVCIFPNSGLMLLALDNSQIPAHFIPALGPAPKWCSHLDNLTEEMEEKQENTLYDDYKFLTEEEMERLGLSEYKNSDAVRAHLHGYVIHYDLYKKQRAKLHIADYETIQKEMKAKKIAALRTSRITQVVKIPKANRQLLEKIQTEEEELDAGVENVSKSSIRKKKIKLEMYKSLLTDPRFEEMFNNKDYEIDENSREYEALHPQVATKEPHLIEEHFESVSEDEDEQDAGSSDASAESDSDTGMHNSKRIRLYEVKDGRHAEAFLNSVSLGNQEAVPIGDRVAALERKQNSRALDKVKYGPGGSREISFNPRSSRRRTEEDEHSEEEQKDYKRRSVQSLGLKQNKAEFYLFGGRGGRGGGGGGRSRGGGGGDRGRRGGGGRGRGGGGRGGGGGDFGGGGFGGGSEFGGRGGGRGRGRGRGMSRGRGGGRSRGRGRD from the exons ATGGCCGCGaagggcggcagcggcggcggggcggggacgCTCAAGTCCACCTCCATCAACGGCGTCAAGCTCTACTCCGTCACCGGCAAGAACTACGTCGCCCCGTGGGTCCTCGCCAAGAAGAAGCGCTCCCTCCGCAAGGACGCAG AGTACCAGCGGCGGCTGGAGCTGATACACGACCTCAGGTTCGAGACTGCCACCACCAGGATCAAGGTCACCCCCGACGGCCAGTATGTCATCGCCTCAG GTATTTACCCCCCACAAATGAAAGTCTTTGAGTTGAAAGAATTGTCGATGAAGTTTGAGAGGCACATGATCTCAGAAATTATCGATTTCGAG GTCCTTGGTGATGACTACTCAAAACTCGCCTTTTTGTGTGCCGATCGTTCTGTATGCTTGCATGCAAAGTACGGAAGCCATTATAGCGTCAGAAttccaag AATGGGAAGGGACTTGGCCTATGATTGCTGGTCTTGCGACTTGCTATGTGCTGCTTCGTCATCAGATCTTTATAGAATCAACTTAGAGCAG GGAAGGTTCCTCGCTTCTCTTACTTCCCAATCTCCAGCAATAAATGTGGTTACACGGAG TATGATCCATGGGCTTGTTGCTTGTGGTGGTGAGGATGGTGCAGTTGAATGCTTTGACATGAGGAGGAAGTCTTCTGTTGGCAGAATTAATACAACTTCTTCTTCTGAAGATGTTGATCAG GAGGTCACGTCTTTGCAGTTCGATGAAAATCAAGGGTACCTTCTGGCTGTAGGGAGCAGCATAGGAAAG GTATCGATATATGACATACGCATGTCTTCGCCTCTGCGAGTCAAGGATCACAT GTATGGCAGTCCAATTTTGAATATCAAGTGGCACCAGACACTTAATTCTACCGAACCTAAACTGATAACTGCTGATAAGCATATAGTGAGAGTTTGGGATCCTAATACA GGAAACAACATGACCAGCATTGAACCTGATAATGGCTCTATCAATGATGTTTGCATCTTTCCGAATAGTGGTTTAATGCTATTAGCCCTGGACAACAGCCAGATACCCGCCCACTTTATTCCTGCACTTGGCCCTGCTCCAAAGTGGTGCTCACATCTTGATAACCTAACT GAGGAGATGGAAGAGAAACAAGAAAACACATTATATGATGATTACAAATTTTTGACTGAAGAAGAGATGGAGCGATTGGGTCTCTCTGAGTACAAAAACAGTGATGCTGTCAGAGCACATTTACATGGATATGTTATACACTATGATCTATATAAGAAG CAACGGGCTAAACTTCATATTGCTGATTATGAGACTATTCAAAAGGAGATGAAGGCAAAGAAAATAGCAGCACTAAGGACATCTCGTATAACG CAAGTTGTCAAAATACCAAAGGCTAACCGGCAACTTTTGGAGAAGATACAAACCGAGGAAGAGGAATTGGATGCTGGTGTGGAGAATGTTAGTAAATCAAGCATcaggaagaagaaaataaaactagAAATGTATAAGTCATTATTGACTGATCCACGTTTCGAAGAGATGTTTAATAATAAG GACTATGAAATTGATGAAAATTCAAGAGAATATGAAGCACTCCATCCTCAAGTGGCCACAAAGGAACCTCATTTAATCGAGGAACATTTCGAGAGTGTtagtgaagatgaagacgaacaaGATGCTGGTTCGTCTGATGCGTCAGCAGAGTCTGACAGTGACACTGGCATGCATAACTCAAAGCGTATAAG GTTGTATGAAGTGAAGGATGGACGCCATGCCGAGGCGTTTTTGAACAGTGTCTCCCTCGGCAACCAGGAAGCTGTGCCCATTGGGGACAGGGTAGCCGCACTGGAAAGGAAGCAGAACTCACGTGCGCTCGACAAGGTGAAGTACGGGCCTGGTGGCTCGCGGGAAATCTCCTTCAACCCTAGGAGCTCAAGAAGGCGCACCGAAGAAGATGAGCACAGCGAAGAAGAGCAGAAAGACTACAAGAGGAGAAGCGTGCAGTCCCTGGGGCTGAAGCAAAACAAAGCTGAGTTCTATTTGTTCGGCGGACGGGGAGGCAGAGGAGGTGGCGGGGGTGGTCGAAGCaggggaggtggaggaggagatcgTGGTAGGAGAGGCGGGGGCGGGCGTGGCAGAGGCGGCGGAGGcagaggtggaggtggtggcgaTTTCGGGGGCGGCGGGTTTGGGGGCGGAAGTGAATTTGGAGGCAGAGGTGGTGGCAGAGGCAGGGGCAGGGGCAGGGGTATGAGCAGGGGTAGGGGAGGGGGCAGGAGCAGGGGAAGGGGAAGGGACTGA
- the LOC123409797 gene encoding 39S ribosomal protein L47, mitochondrial: MLSLSRTLARRLFSTAPEGASAAASTSVARKAQNPLEEFFEVERSTADDQPAPHYGRGWKASELRLKSWDDLHKLWYVLLKEKNMLMSQRQMLASESMGFPNPERISKVKRSMCRIKHVLTERAIADPDPRRTAEMKRMINAM, encoded by the exons ATGCTTTCCCTGTCGAGGACGCTCGCGAGGCGGCTCTTCTCCACCGCGCCCGAGGGCGCCTCCGCCGCCGCATCGACGTCGGTGGCGAGGAAGGCGCAGAACCCGCTCGAGGAGTTCTTCGAGGTCGAGCGGAGCACCGCGGACGACCAGCCCGCGCCCCACTACG GTCGTGGCTGGAAGGCCTCTGAACTGCGCCTGAAATCCTGGGACGACCTTCATAAGCTATGGTATGTGCTGCTAAAGGAGAAGAACATGCTCATGTCCCAGCGCCAGATGCTAGCTTCAGAGAGTATGGGTTTCCCAAACCCGGAGCGCATTTCCAAG GTGAAGAGATCGATGTGCCGGATCAAGCACGTGCTGACGGAGCGGGCCATAGCGGACCCTGACCCGAGGAGGACCGCGGAGATGAAGCGGATGATCAACGCCATGTGA
- the LOC123409798 gene encoding probable E3 ubiquitin-protein ligase XBOS36 has translation MGNALGCAGLGERLAAAARDGDAAEVRRLLAADPGLARCTATFGNLSSPLHLAATKGHHEIAAVLLEKGADANARNVYGQTPLMQACRSGHWEVVQTLLAFRCNVWKADGLSGRTALHAAAAGGHVRCVRLLLADAAGAGEGASARYANRGAGGGVTALHLAALHGHVDCVHLLVDEQASLHAQTLPCAAAPMAAIGAGSTPLHYAASGGEVRCCQVLVSRGADRMAANCNGWLALDVARMWKCNWLEHVLAPKSQLPIPKFPPSPHLSLPLPSLLAVARDYAAASPDPFAALAGNDDDDACSVCLERPCNVAAEVCGHELCLKCAMDLCTVMKAYEVPGLAGAVPCPLCRSGIASFRKAVVAAAAPNEDDHRLSKSSSSSLPCGCGRCQDRHGSPEEDEEEEEKSTCRSYGRGGLGGPEAAIAPLYCAPFTGPSAILS, from the exons ATGGGGAACGCGCTGGGGTGCGCGGGGCTGGGCgagcggctggcggcggcggcgagggacggCGACGCGGCGGAGGTGCGGCGGCTGCTGGCGGCGGATCCGGGGCTCGCGCGGTGCACGGCCACCTTCGGCAACCTCAGCTCGCCGCTCCACCTCGCCGCCACCAAGGGCCACCACGAG ATCGCGGCGGTGCTGCTGGAGAAGGGAGCCGACGCGAACGCGAGGAACGTGTACGGACAG ACGCCGTTGATGCAAGCCTGCCGCTCAGGGCACTGGGAGGTGGTTCAGACGTTGCTCGCCTTCAGATGCAAC GTGTGGAAGGCGGACGGGCTGAGCGGGCGCACGGCGCTgcacgcggcggcggcgggcgggcacGTCCGGTGCGTGCGGCTGCTGCTGGCGGACGCGGCCGGCGCAGGCGAGGGCGCCAGTGCCCGGTACGCGAACCGGGGGGCCGGCGGCGGCGTCACGGCGCTGCACCTGGCGGCGCTGCACGGGCACGTGGACTGCGTGCACCTGCTGGTCGACGAGCAGGCGTCCCTGCACGCGCAGACGCTGCCCTGCGCCGCGGCCCCCATGGCGGCCATCGGCGCCGGGAGCACGCCGCTGCACTACGCGGCGTCCGGCGGCGAGGTCCGCTGCTGCCAGGTGCTCGTGTCCCGCGGCGCCGACCGCATGGCCGCCAACTGCAACGGCTGGCTGGCCCTGGACGTGGCCCGGATGTGGAAGTGCAACTGGCTGGAGCACGTGCTGGCGCCCAAGTCGCAGCTCCCCATCCCCAAGTTCCCGCCCTCGCCCCACCTCTCCCTCCCGctcccctccctcctcgccgtcgccaggGACTACGCCGCCGCCTCGCCGGACCCCTTCGCCGCCCTCgccggcaacgacgacgacgacgcctgcTCTGTCTGCCTCGAGAGACCCTGCAACGTCGCAGCCGAAG TGTGCGGGCACGAGCTGTGCCTCAAGTGCGCGATGGACCTGTGCACGGTGATGAAGGCGTACGAGGTGCCGGGGCTCGCCGGAGCCGTCCCGTGCCCGCTCTGCCGGAGCGGCATCGCCTCCTTCAGGAAGGCCGTGGTCGCGGCCGCCGCGCCGAACGAGGACGACCACCGCCTCAgcaagagcagcagcagcagcctccCCTGCGGGTGCGGCCGCTGCCAGGACCGCCACGGCAGcccggaggaggacgaggaggaggaggagaagagcacATGCCGGAGCTACGGCCGAGGCGGGTTGGGCGGCCCGGAGGCCGCCATAGCTCCCCTGTACTGCGCCCCGTTCACCGGCCCCTCTGCCATCTTGTCCTGA
- the LOC123409799 gene encoding uncharacterized protein LOC123409799 codes for MPSSRLVRKDGEWGGGGVALEVTVLSAESLRLPPTYSPLPRRLRPYVAVSSSSSSSSAGCSTGVARASSGAGEHSWEDARLVVPVGAGFLEGRDDVRVAVISESGCARLVGDTPLGWCRVPAADVLDGLRPPRSLRRLSYTLRCPRRGGPGHGVVHLAVRVLGDVHVARPDPAPPAQPGWCRVAMGIPVSGASAAAVVGTPSPWAWSQASR; via the coding sequence ATGCCGTCGTCCAGGCTCGTGCGCAAGGACGGCgagtggggcggcggcggggtcgcGCTGGAGGTCACCGTGCTGTCGGCCGAGTCGCTGCGCCTGCCGCCCACCTACTCCCCGCTCCCGCGCCGCCTGCGGCCCTACGTggcggtgtcctcctcctcctcgtcctcctccgccGGCTGCAGCACGGGCGTGGCGCGCGCGTCGTCGGGCGCCGGGGAGCACTCGTGGGAGGACGCGCGCCTGGTGGTGCCCGTGGGCGCGGGGTTTCTGGAGGGCCGCGACGACGTGCGCGTGGCGGTGATCTCGGAGTCGGGCTGCGCGCGGCTCGTCGGCGACACGCCGCTCGGCTGGTGCCGCGTGCCGGCCGCCGACGTGCTCGACGGCCTCCGCCCGCCGCGCTCGCTCCGCAGGCTCAGCTACACGCTCCGCTGCCCGCGCCGCGGCGGCCCCGGACAcggcgtcgtccacctcgccgtgcgCGTCCTCGGCGACGTCCACGTCGCCCGCCCAGACCCGGCCCCGCCCGCGCAGCCCGGCTGGTGCCGCGTCGCCATGGGCATCCCGGTCTCCGGCGCCTCCGCCGCGGCCGTCGTCGGCACGCCGTCGCCGTGGGCGTGGAGCCAGGCGTCGCGATGA